One window of the Caloenas nicobarica isolate bCalNic1 chromosome 20, bCalNic1.hap1, whole genome shotgun sequence genome contains the following:
- the PIGC gene encoding phosphatidylinositol N-acetylglucosaminyltransferase subunit C, which yields MEPVPGRRWQKVLYERQPFPDNYVDQRFLEELRKNVRARRYRYRAVVFQSGAVVQQLCSVCIFVVTWWYMDAGMLSPQGLFGAALAASLLGYVLFDAVDGGAGRRESGRTRWADLKSTLVFTAFTYGFSPVLKTLTESISTDTIYAMSALMLLGHLIFFDYGANAAIVSSTLSLNMAIFASVCLASRLPRSLHAFVMVTFAMQIFALWPMLQKKLKAQTPQCYVGVTVLFALVALAGLATVSSVGAVLFTLLLLAVSCLCPYCLIRLQLLKDNIHGPWDEAEIKEDLSRFLM from the coding sequence ATGGAGCCGGTGCCCGGGCGGCGGTGGCAGAAGGTGCTGTACGAGCGGCAGCCCTTCCCCGATAACTACGTGGACCAGCGGTTCCTGGAGGAGCTGCGGAAGAACGTGCGCGCCCGGCGGTACCGGTACCGGGCCGTCGTCTTCCAGTCGGGAGCGGTGgtgcagcagctgtgcagcGTCTGCATCTTCGTGGTCACCTGGTGGTACATGGACGCCGGCATGCTGAGCCCGCAGGGGCTTTTCGGGGCGGCCCTGGCCGCCTCCCTGCTCGGCTACGTCCTCTTCGACGCCGTGgacggcggggccgggcggcgggagaGCGGGCGGACGCGGTGGGCTGACCTGAAGAGCACGCTGGTGTTCACCGCCTTCACCTACGGCTTCTCGCCGGTGCTGAAGACGCTGACGGAGTCCATCAGCACGGACACCATCTACGCCATGTCGGCCCTCATGCTCCTCGGTCACCTCATCTTCTTTGATTACGGCGCCAACGCCGCCATCGTCTCCAGCACGCTGTCCCTCAACATGGCCATCTTCGCCTCGGTGTGCCTGGCCTCCCGCCTGCCTCGCTCCCTCCACGCCTTCGTCATGGTCACCTTCGCCATGCAGATCTTTGCTCTCTGGCCCATGCTGCAGAAGAAGCTGAAAGCCCAGACGCCCCAATGCTACGTGGGGGTGACTGTGCTCTTCGCGCTGGTGGCGCTGGCGGGGCTGGCCACCGTCTCCAGCGTGGGTGCCGTGCTCTTCACATTGCTGCTGCTCGCCGTCTCCTGCCTGTGCCCTTACTGCCTCATCCGCCTTCAGCTGCTCAAGGACAACATCCACGGGCCGTGGGACGAGGCTGAAATCAAAGAGGACCTGTCCAGGTTCCTCATGTAG